From Silurus meridionalis isolate SWU-2019-XX chromosome 14, ASM1480568v1, whole genome shotgun sequence, a single genomic window includes:
- the aatka gene encoding serine/threonine-protein kinase LMTK1 isoform X3: MYCFPVQLLKSADLGRHSLLYLKEIGHDWFGKVFLGEVNAGLSTTQVVVKELKASASIQEQTQFLEEALPYRTLQHPALLQCLAQCTDVTPYLLIMEYCPLGDVKGYLRSCRTAGSATPDPFILQQMACEIASGLQYLHKHNYIHSDLALRSCLLTSEMSVKIGDYGLSHSKYKDDYFVTADQIWVPLRWIAPELIDEVHGNLLIVDQTKSSNVWSLGVTIWELFELGSQPYRHFTDRQVLTYAVKEQQLKLPKPLLKVPLSERWYEVMQFCWLQPEQRPVVEEVYLLLNYLCAKGTTEAEEDFEKRWNSLRPSLDTGSSQRTPALEVPSSTSSFPLLEHFSMVDSFQSENGDEILTVTETSDGLNFEYKWEQAKAEQPYCSSSTSGPLGSSNPHYQDIYYPLSSSSESCKGESLTLGVSPSLYKSDYPGVVPVLSAHSPSVSSEYYIRIEEPVECNISVEEATLDYSPELEASNCTFSMADMKSPTEAHTNAYWSGAKDSKIVISDSDASPTTVHSVEPPHTQKPINSAEQVSQYFSPSDRDRLHCEQTHSGEQEVPLKRAQPSDSCMLPGSLHSTGVQETPRGISVTLSSPSLRQCDPYLEANQRTASEAYYAMMGSLPKNIPRTHNITVDVEAADCLLMGTADPEDDINRFTESETINWASNHSTNNNTLNFDDRQTRGFLDTYLDVHHTTPSSNAAQSLQPGTITIRQNSPSNHSDTFKQHSHMEADGNNSIAFSYTECVSYIQLCSEEQKVVKSSAKERHQITHSAQNTTPQLHIRENMTHFPLRDYSSSNPLSLVAEKSVTKDRSTTPAQDIKVQSAVSTVMNGALSEGVSECCHTSGSISLVNIDDCSDGDVTEITSEVFAHSPLDFAEVEDINVAHMPLHREIRNQEFPQEVIDLASSISPCEVFSPDAYHTSIQPKSLDSGYDTENNESPEFIMKDLEGKPVLSTSIESEYEMVLQMDLEENDLTTTSNSTLKLTSLGNRNQYRDSAYFSDYDAENEKSPCEGGSVFFDNKLDYFFGKEPVNNNSLKKAGTEVDFLASQKEKQYNIPSLIENTDNALLSVKQLYLDRRNRQLSSPAPSPVITVLAPFPPEMGGCLTKESAPEDGLGSEHSGEEPAPECFSSTASEGSSTTQEATTMEDQVNNTSIGFSSANSLGSACTILEVSNCENGEDSPDCPMDGKNENNGVEEKAEVVEEALLNVKQVGSLDNILPALPENLDMPAPLGNCEEDEDSDDSDESDEELRSYSVQEQSEESEEEFTTVPMVVVSERSSSRHLRSLLKMPSLLTQSFCDELERKKKAVSFFDDVTVFLFDQDSPTAELAEYTFPSGKEPNGQAAEGKEDPSEKDVSDSDISSNGNILKDGGMLEWEKDFQLMPNASTLEPASDRICSPPNSPIKLPEEKPAHQGSRFSVSRFSITHVSDSDAESTGGNCSDGDRA, translated from the exons ATGTATTGCTTTCCTG TTCAGCTGCTGAAGTCAGCGGATCTTGGACGTCACAGCTTGCTTTACTTAAAGGAGATTGGCCATGATTGGTTTGGCAAG gtttttctgGGAGAGGTGAATGCTGGACTGAGCACCACACAGGTGGTGGTGAAAGAGCTTAAAGCTAGTGCCAGTATACAGGAGCAGACACAGTTCCTGGAAGAAGCTTTACCTTACCG TACTCTGCAGCATCCTGCCCTCCTGCAGTGCCTGGCTCAGTGCACAGATGTCACACCCTATTTGCTGATTATGGAATACTGTCCCTTG GGTGATGTCAAAGGATACCTCCGTAGCTGCCGGACAGCAGGTTCAGCCACCCCTGACCCATTCATCCTCCAACAAATGGCATGTGAAATTGCCTCCGGGCTTCAGTACCTCCACAAACATAATTACATTCACAG TGACCTGGCTCTCAGGAGCTGTCTTCTGACTTCAGAGATGTCTGTGAAGATCGGAGACTATGGCCTGTCTCATAGCAAATACAAG GACGACTACTTTGTGACGGCAGATCAGATTTGGGTACCATTGCGCTGGATTGCTCCAGAGCTCATTGATGAAGTCCATGGCAACTTATTAATAGTGGACCAGACAAAGTCCAGCAATGTTTG GTCACTGGGTGTGACAATCTGGGAGTTGTTTGAGCTAGGAAGCCAGCCATACAGACACTTCACTGACAGGCAGGTGTTGACATATGCCGTGAAAGAGCAGCAACTGAAGCTGCCAAAACCTTTGCTGAAAGTCCCCCTGTCTGAACGCTG GTATGAAGTGATGCAGTTCTGTTGGCTGCAACCAGAGCAGCGGCCTGTGGTGGAGGAGGTCTACCTGCTGTTGAACTATCTATGTGCTAAAGGTACCACTGAGGCAGAGGAGGACTTTGAAAAACGGTGGAACTCCCTCAGACCAAGTCTAGACACAGGCAGTTCTCAGAGAACCCCAGCCCTAGAGGTGCCCTCATCTACTTCCTCATTCCCCCTTCTGGAGCACTTCTCCATGGTTGACAGTTTTCAGTCTGAGAATGGTGATGAAATACTAACAGTCACTGAGACCAGTGATGGGCTCAACTTTGAGTACAAGTGGGAACAGGCTAAAGCTGAACAGCCATACTGCTCCTCATCGACAAGTGGGCCTCTAGGAAGTAGCAACCCTCATTACCAGGACATATACTATCCCCTTAGCAGTTCCTCAGAAAGCTGCAAAGGGGAGAGTCTTACTCTGGGTGTTTCTCCATCCCTGTATAAGTCAGATTACCCAGGTGTGGTCCCAGTGTTGAGTGCACATAGTCCGTCTGTTAGCAGTGAGTACTATATCCGCATTGAGGAACCTGTAGAGTGCAATATCAGTGTGGAGGAGGCCACTCTTGACTACAGTCCAGAACTTGAAGCCAGCAATTGCACCTTCTCCATGGCTGACATGAAAAGTCCTACTGAGGCTCATACAAATGCATACTGGTCAGGAGCAAAAGACTCTAAAATTGTTATCAGTGATTCAGATGCTAGTCCAACTACTGTCCACAGTGTGGAGCCACCTCATACACAAAAGCCGATAAATTCGGCAGAACAGGTAAGCCAGTACTTTTCTCCCAGTGACCGAGATAGATTGCACTGTGAACAGACACACTCAGGAGAACAGGAAGTTCCTTTGAAAAGAGCCCAACCATCTGATTCTTGTATGTTGCCAGGGAGCTTACACAGCACAGGTGTACAAGAAACTCCACGTGGTATATCGGTTACACTAAGCAGCCCCAGTTTGAGACAGTGTGACCCCTACCTTGAAGCCAATCAGAGGACCGCCAGTGAGGCCTATTATGCTATGATGGGTAGCTTACCGAAGAATATTCCCAGGACACACAATATAACTGTTGACGTTGAAGCTGCCGATTGTCTACTTATGGGTACTGCTGATCCAGAAGATGACATTAATCGTTTTACTGAGAGTGAAACAATTAACTGGGCCTCGAACCACTCCACAAATAACAACACTTTAAACTTTGATGACAGACAAACAAGGGGGTTTCTTGACACCTATCTTGAtgtacaccacaccacaccttcGTCAAATGCCGCCCAGAGCTTACAGCCAGGAACAATAACAATCAGGCAAAATTCTCCAAGTAATCACTCTGATACATTTAAACAGCATTCACACATGGAGGCTGATGGCAACAACTCCATTGCATTTTCATACACAGAGTGCGTGTCATATATACAACTTTGCtctgaggagcagaaggtggtaAAGTCATCAGCCAAAGAAAGACACCAAATTACCCATTCAGCCCAGAACACCACTCCTCAACTGCATATCAGAGAGAACATGACACACTTCCCTCTGAGGGATTATTCAAGTAGCAATCCTCTTTCTCTTGTAGCCGAGAAATCAGTGACTAAGGACCGAAGCACAACTCCAGCACAAGACATAAAAGTGCAGTCAGCTGTTTCTACAGTCATGAATGGAGCTCTGTCTGAGGGTGTCTCCGAGTGCTGTCATACAAGCGGCAGCATCAGCCTGGTAAATATTGATGACTGCAGTGATGGCGATGTTACTGAAATAACATCCGAGGTGTTTGCACACTCTCCTCTTGACTTTGCAGAAGTTGAAGACATTAACGTAGCACATATGCCCTTGCATAGAGAGATTCGAAATCAAGAATTCCCTCAGGAAGTTATAGATCTAGCTTCAAGTATTAGCCCGTGTGAAGTCTTCAGTCCAGATGCTTATCACACATCCATTCAGCCCAAATCACTGGACAGTGGCTATGACACGGAGAACAACGAGTCGCCTGAGTTCATCATGAAAGACCTGGAAGGAAAACCAGTTCTCAGTACGAGTATAGAATCAGAGTATGAAATGGTCCTTCAGATGGACCTTGAAGAAAATGATTTGACCACAACTAGCAATAGTACTCTTAAGCTGACCAGTTTGGGAAACAGGAATCAATATAGAGACTCAGCTTACTTTTCAGACTACgatgctgaaaatgaaaaaagtccATGTGAAGGAGGCAGCGTCTTCTTTGACAACAAATTGGATTATTTCTTTGGAAAAGAACCTGTAAATAACAATTCTCTCAAGAAGGCGGGAACTGAAGTGGACTTCCTAGCAAGTCAGAAGGAGAAGCAGTATAACATCCCAAGCTTGATAGAAAACACAGATAATGCTTTACTGAGTGTCAAACAGTTGTATCTTGACAGGAGGAATAGGCAGCTTTCATCTCCTGCACCCAGTCCAGTGATTACAGTTTTGGCCCCATTTCCTCCAGAGATGGGTGGCTGTTTGACCAAAGAGTCTGCTCCAGAAGATGGCCTTGGATCTGAGCACTCTGGAGAAGAGCCAGCCCCTGAATGCTTTTCCAGCACGGCTTCTGAGGGCTCATCTACAACACAAGAAGCCACAACCATGGAGGACCAAGTTAACAATACTAGCATAGGCTTCTCATCTGCAAACTCCCTGGGTTCAGCATGCACTATATTGGAAGTCAGTAACTGTGAGAATGGGGAAGACAGTCCAGACTGTCCGATGGATGGGAAAAATGAAAATAACGGAGTGGAGGAAAAAGCAGAGGTGGTAGAAGAAGCACTTTTAAATGTTAAGCAGGTTGGTTCTCTGGACAACATTTTGCCTGCCTTACCAGAGAACCTGGACATGCCAGCACCCCTGGGGAACTGTGAGGAAGATGAAGACTCTGATGACAGCGATGAGTCGGATGAAGAGTTGCGTAGCTACAGCGTTCAAGAGCAAAGTGAGGAGAGTGAGGAggagttcaccactgttccgaTGGTAGTTGTGAGTGAGCGAAGTAGCTCCAGACATCTGCGCAGCCTACTCAAAATGCCATCCCTGCTCACCCAGTCCTTTTGCGATGAGCTAGAACGCAAGAAGAAAGCTGTATCTTTTTTCGATGATGTCACTGTGTTCCTTTTTGACCAG GATAGTCCTACAGCGGAACTGGCAGAATACACTTTTCCATCAGGGAAGGAACCCAATGGCCAGGCAGCAGAGGGTAAGGAAGATCCATCAGAAAAGGACGTCAGTGACTCTGATATTTCCTCAAATGGGAATATCTTAAAAGACG GGGGGATGTTGGAATGGGAGAAGGACTTTCAGTTAATGCCCAATGCTTCAACATTAGAACCTGCCTCTGACAGAATCTGCTCTCCCCCAAACTCTCCAATCAAACTTCCAGAGGAGAAGCCTGCACACCAGGGTTCTCGTTTCAGTGTTTCCCGTTTCTCTATTACACATGTGTCTGATTCGGATGCCGAGTCTACTGGAG GTAACTGTTCAGATGGAGACCGGGCATGA
- the aatka gene encoding serine/threonine-protein kinase LMTK1 isoform X1 has translation MPPSLFIVVMSSVFLNPSFAFSSHYDTGGTPLSELSWPSSLAVVAVSFSGLFTFIFLMLACLCCKKGDISFKEFENPGEDYQADLSTLASSGSQDAPDVYVLPLTEVSLPVAKQPCRSIQLLKSADLGRHSLLYLKEIGHDWFGKVFLGEVNAGLSTTQVVVKELKASASIQEQTQFLEEALPYRTLQHPALLQCLAQCTDVTPYLLIMEYCPLGDVKGYLRSCRTAGSATPDPFILQQMACEIASGLQYLHKHNYIHSDLALRSCLLTSEMSVKIGDYGLSHSKYKDDYFVTADQIWVPLRWIAPELIDEVHGNLLIVDQTKSSNVWSLGVTIWELFELGSQPYRHFTDRQVLTYAVKEQQLKLPKPLLKVPLSERWYEVMQFCWLQPEQRPVVEEVYLLLNYLCAKGTTEAEEDFEKRWNSLRPSLDTGSSQRTPALEVPSSTSSFPLLEHFSMVDSFQSENGDEILTVTETSDGLNFEYKWEQAKAEQPYCSSSTSGPLGSSNPHYQDIYYPLSSSSESCKGESLTLGVSPSLYKSDYPGVVPVLSAHSPSVSSEYYIRIEEPVECNISVEEATLDYSPELEASNCTFSMADMKSPTEAHTNAYWSGAKDSKIVISDSDASPTTVHSVEPPHTQKPINSAEQVSQYFSPSDRDRLHCEQTHSGEQEVPLKRAQPSDSCMLPGSLHSTGVQETPRGISVTLSSPSLRQCDPYLEANQRTASEAYYAMMGSLPKNIPRTHNITVDVEAADCLLMGTADPEDDINRFTESETINWASNHSTNNNTLNFDDRQTRGFLDTYLDVHHTTPSSNAAQSLQPGTITIRQNSPSNHSDTFKQHSHMEADGNNSIAFSYTECVSYIQLCSEEQKVVKSSAKERHQITHSAQNTTPQLHIRENMTHFPLRDYSSSNPLSLVAEKSVTKDRSTTPAQDIKVQSAVSTVMNGALSEGVSECCHTSGSISLVNIDDCSDGDVTEITSEVFAHSPLDFAEVEDINVAHMPLHREIRNQEFPQEVIDLASSISPCEVFSPDAYHTSIQPKSLDSGYDTENNESPEFIMKDLEGKPVLSTSIESEYEMVLQMDLEENDLTTTSNSTLKLTSLGNRNQYRDSAYFSDYDAENEKSPCEGGSVFFDNKLDYFFGKEPVNNNSLKKAGTEVDFLASQKEKQYNIPSLIENTDNALLSVKQLYLDRRNRQLSSPAPSPVITVLAPFPPEMGGCLTKESAPEDGLGSEHSGEEPAPECFSSTASEGSSTTQEATTMEDQVNNTSIGFSSANSLGSACTILEVSNCENGEDSPDCPMDGKNENNGVEEKAEVVEEALLNVKQVGSLDNILPALPENLDMPAPLGNCEEDEDSDDSDESDEELRSYSVQEQSEESEEEFTTVPMVVVSERSSSRHLRSLLKMPSLLTQSFCDELERKKKAVSFFDDVTVFLFDQDSPTAELAEYTFPSGKEPNGQAAEGKEDPSEKDVSDSDISSNGNILKDGGMLEWEKDFQLMPNASTLEPASDRICSPPNSPIKLPEEKPAHQGSRFSVSRFSITHVSDSDAESTGGNCSDGDRA, from the exons TTCAGCTGCTGAAGTCAGCGGATCTTGGACGTCACAGCTTGCTTTACTTAAAGGAGATTGGCCATGATTGGTTTGGCAAG gtttttctgGGAGAGGTGAATGCTGGACTGAGCACCACACAGGTGGTGGTGAAAGAGCTTAAAGCTAGTGCCAGTATACAGGAGCAGACACAGTTCCTGGAAGAAGCTTTACCTTACCG TACTCTGCAGCATCCTGCCCTCCTGCAGTGCCTGGCTCAGTGCACAGATGTCACACCCTATTTGCTGATTATGGAATACTGTCCCTTG GGTGATGTCAAAGGATACCTCCGTAGCTGCCGGACAGCAGGTTCAGCCACCCCTGACCCATTCATCCTCCAACAAATGGCATGTGAAATTGCCTCCGGGCTTCAGTACCTCCACAAACATAATTACATTCACAG TGACCTGGCTCTCAGGAGCTGTCTTCTGACTTCAGAGATGTCTGTGAAGATCGGAGACTATGGCCTGTCTCATAGCAAATACAAG GACGACTACTTTGTGACGGCAGATCAGATTTGGGTACCATTGCGCTGGATTGCTCCAGAGCTCATTGATGAAGTCCATGGCAACTTATTAATAGTGGACCAGACAAAGTCCAGCAATGTTTG GTCACTGGGTGTGACAATCTGGGAGTTGTTTGAGCTAGGAAGCCAGCCATACAGACACTTCACTGACAGGCAGGTGTTGACATATGCCGTGAAAGAGCAGCAACTGAAGCTGCCAAAACCTTTGCTGAAAGTCCCCCTGTCTGAACGCTG GTATGAAGTGATGCAGTTCTGTTGGCTGCAACCAGAGCAGCGGCCTGTGGTGGAGGAGGTCTACCTGCTGTTGAACTATCTATGTGCTAAAGGTACCACTGAGGCAGAGGAGGACTTTGAAAAACGGTGGAACTCCCTCAGACCAAGTCTAGACACAGGCAGTTCTCAGAGAACCCCAGCCCTAGAGGTGCCCTCATCTACTTCCTCATTCCCCCTTCTGGAGCACTTCTCCATGGTTGACAGTTTTCAGTCTGAGAATGGTGATGAAATACTAACAGTCACTGAGACCAGTGATGGGCTCAACTTTGAGTACAAGTGGGAACAGGCTAAAGCTGAACAGCCATACTGCTCCTCATCGACAAGTGGGCCTCTAGGAAGTAGCAACCCTCATTACCAGGACATATACTATCCCCTTAGCAGTTCCTCAGAAAGCTGCAAAGGGGAGAGTCTTACTCTGGGTGTTTCTCCATCCCTGTATAAGTCAGATTACCCAGGTGTGGTCCCAGTGTTGAGTGCACATAGTCCGTCTGTTAGCAGTGAGTACTATATCCGCATTGAGGAACCTGTAGAGTGCAATATCAGTGTGGAGGAGGCCACTCTTGACTACAGTCCAGAACTTGAAGCCAGCAATTGCACCTTCTCCATGGCTGACATGAAAAGTCCTACTGAGGCTCATACAAATGCATACTGGTCAGGAGCAAAAGACTCTAAAATTGTTATCAGTGATTCAGATGCTAGTCCAACTACTGTCCACAGTGTGGAGCCACCTCATACACAAAAGCCGATAAATTCGGCAGAACAGGTAAGCCAGTACTTTTCTCCCAGTGACCGAGATAGATTGCACTGTGAACAGACACACTCAGGAGAACAGGAAGTTCCTTTGAAAAGAGCCCAACCATCTGATTCTTGTATGTTGCCAGGGAGCTTACACAGCACAGGTGTACAAGAAACTCCACGTGGTATATCGGTTACACTAAGCAGCCCCAGTTTGAGACAGTGTGACCCCTACCTTGAAGCCAATCAGAGGACCGCCAGTGAGGCCTATTATGCTATGATGGGTAGCTTACCGAAGAATATTCCCAGGACACACAATATAACTGTTGACGTTGAAGCTGCCGATTGTCTACTTATGGGTACTGCTGATCCAGAAGATGACATTAATCGTTTTACTGAGAGTGAAACAATTAACTGGGCCTCGAACCACTCCACAAATAACAACACTTTAAACTTTGATGACAGACAAACAAGGGGGTTTCTTGACACCTATCTTGAtgtacaccacaccacaccttcGTCAAATGCCGCCCAGAGCTTACAGCCAGGAACAATAACAATCAGGCAAAATTCTCCAAGTAATCACTCTGATACATTTAAACAGCATTCACACATGGAGGCTGATGGCAACAACTCCATTGCATTTTCATACACAGAGTGCGTGTCATATATACAACTTTGCtctgaggagcagaaggtggtaAAGTCATCAGCCAAAGAAAGACACCAAATTACCCATTCAGCCCAGAACACCACTCCTCAACTGCATATCAGAGAGAACATGACACACTTCCCTCTGAGGGATTATTCAAGTAGCAATCCTCTTTCTCTTGTAGCCGAGAAATCAGTGACTAAGGACCGAAGCACAACTCCAGCACAAGACATAAAAGTGCAGTCAGCTGTTTCTACAGTCATGAATGGAGCTCTGTCTGAGGGTGTCTCCGAGTGCTGTCATACAAGCGGCAGCATCAGCCTGGTAAATATTGATGACTGCAGTGATGGCGATGTTACTGAAATAACATCCGAGGTGTTTGCACACTCTCCTCTTGACTTTGCAGAAGTTGAAGACATTAACGTAGCACATATGCCCTTGCATAGAGAGATTCGAAATCAAGAATTCCCTCAGGAAGTTATAGATCTAGCTTCAAGTATTAGCCCGTGTGAAGTCTTCAGTCCAGATGCTTATCACACATCCATTCAGCCCAAATCACTGGACAGTGGCTATGACACGGAGAACAACGAGTCGCCTGAGTTCATCATGAAAGACCTGGAAGGAAAACCAGTTCTCAGTACGAGTATAGAATCAGAGTATGAAATGGTCCTTCAGATGGACCTTGAAGAAAATGATTTGACCACAACTAGCAATAGTACTCTTAAGCTGACCAGTTTGGGAAACAGGAATCAATATAGAGACTCAGCTTACTTTTCAGACTACgatgctgaaaatgaaaaaagtccATGTGAAGGAGGCAGCGTCTTCTTTGACAACAAATTGGATTATTTCTTTGGAAAAGAACCTGTAAATAACAATTCTCTCAAGAAGGCGGGAACTGAAGTGGACTTCCTAGCAAGTCAGAAGGAGAAGCAGTATAACATCCCAAGCTTGATAGAAAACACAGATAATGCTTTACTGAGTGTCAAACAGTTGTATCTTGACAGGAGGAATAGGCAGCTTTCATCTCCTGCACCCAGTCCAGTGATTACAGTTTTGGCCCCATTTCCTCCAGAGATGGGTGGCTGTTTGACCAAAGAGTCTGCTCCAGAAGATGGCCTTGGATCTGAGCACTCTGGAGAAGAGCCAGCCCCTGAATGCTTTTCCAGCACGGCTTCTGAGGGCTCATCTACAACACAAGAAGCCACAACCATGGAGGACCAAGTTAACAATACTAGCATAGGCTTCTCATCTGCAAACTCCCTGGGTTCAGCATGCACTATATTGGAAGTCAGTAACTGTGAGAATGGGGAAGACAGTCCAGACTGTCCGATGGATGGGAAAAATGAAAATAACGGAGTGGAGGAAAAAGCAGAGGTGGTAGAAGAAGCACTTTTAAATGTTAAGCAGGTTGGTTCTCTGGACAACATTTTGCCTGCCTTACCAGAGAACCTGGACATGCCAGCACCCCTGGGGAACTGTGAGGAAGATGAAGACTCTGATGACAGCGATGAGTCGGATGAAGAGTTGCGTAGCTACAGCGTTCAAGAGCAAAGTGAGGAGAGTGAGGAggagttcaccactgttccgaTGGTAGTTGTGAGTGAGCGAAGTAGCTCCAGACATCTGCGCAGCCTACTCAAAATGCCATCCCTGCTCACCCAGTCCTTTTGCGATGAGCTAGAACGCAAGAAGAAAGCTGTATCTTTTTTCGATGATGTCACTGTGTTCCTTTTTGACCAG GATAGTCCTACAGCGGAACTGGCAGAATACACTTTTCCATCAGGGAAGGAACCCAATGGCCAGGCAGCAGAGGGTAAGGAAGATCCATCAGAAAAGGACGTCAGTGACTCTGATATTTCCTCAAATGGGAATATCTTAAAAGACG GGGGGATGTTGGAATGGGAGAAGGACTTTCAGTTAATGCCCAATGCTTCAACATTAGAACCTGCCTCTGACAGAATCTGCTCTCCCCCAAACTCTCCAATCAAACTTCCAGAGGAGAAGCCTGCACACCAGGGTTCTCGTTTCAGTGTTTCCCGTTTCTCTATTACACATGTGTCTGATTCGGATGCCGAGTCTACTGGAG GTAACTGTTCAGATGGAGACCGGGCATGA